CTCACTAAAGCAGCTCTGGCTCCGGACCCCCTCAATTGGTGTCTTGGAGCTGGGTATTCTAAATGCTGATGGGCTCCATCCGATGAAAACAAGGGATCAAAAGGGTACATCAGACACATACTGTGTAGCAAAGTATGGTCAGAAATGGGTTCGGACTCGAACCATAATGAACAGCTTGAGCCCAAAATACAACGAGCAGTACACTTGGGAGGTTTATGATCCAGCCACAGTTATCACAATTGGGGTTTTTGATAACTGCCATGTTGGGGGTTCAAACGGTAACAGAGACCTGAAAATTGGGAAGGTTCGCATTCGAATTTCTACTCTTGAAACCGGTCGTGTTTATACTCACACTTACCCGCTTCTGGTCCTTCACCCCAATGGTGTCAAAAAGATGGGTGAGCTGCATCTGGCAATACGGTTTTCATGCACATCCTTGATGAACACAATGCTGATATACTCACGCCCCCTTTTGCCTAAAATGCACTATATTAAGCCGTTCACTGTAATGCAGCAGGACATGCTGCGCCACCAGGCTGTCAACATAGTGGCAGCCAGGCTTAGCCGGTCAGAACCCCCTCTTCGGAAGGAAGTAATCGAATACATGTCTGATATGGACTCCCATCTCTGGAGCATGAGACGCAGCAAGGCCAATTTTTTCCGGCTAATGTCAGTTTTCTCAGGATTAATTGCAGTTGGAAAATGGTTCGGGGAAGTCTGCACATGGAAAAACCCCATCACAACAGGGCTGGTACATGTTCTGTTTGTGATGTTGGTATGCTTTCCAGAGCTGATCTTGCCAACAGTGTTTCTCTACATGTTTATGATAGGGCTTTGGAACTACCGGGGCCGCCCCAGATACCCTCCTCACATGAACACAAAAATATCTTATGCTGACAATGTCCACCCTGATGAGCTTGATGAGGAGTTTGATTCATTTCCAACCTCCCGGGGCTCAGAGTTGGTCCGAATGAGGTATGACCGGCTGAGGAGTGTGGCTGGAAGGATTCAGACTGTAGTGGGCGATGTTGCAACCCAAGGAGAACGGTTCCAGGCTCTGCTAAGCTGGCGAGATCCCCGGGCCACAACCATATTCCTGGTGTTCTGTCTTCTTGTTGCCCTTGTTCTGTACATCACCCCCTTCCAGGTGCTGGCTTTGGTGGCTGGGTTTTATCTCATGAGGCATCCCAGATTCCGGGGCAGGTTGCCTTCAGCACCGATCAATTTCTTCCGTCGTCTGCCAGCCAAGACAGACAGCATGTTGTAGATACAGGTTGCTGGTTTCTTTTTGGCAAAGTTTCTTTTGGTATTTACCTCTTGTGCTTGTGATTTAGTATGTTTTGGTCATGGGAAGTGGACATACATGACATTCTTCTGAGAACTCTTTATTATACATAAATTTGGTCTTCAGCTAGGCAAGCATGCCGCAAATCAGATGTATGATGCTTCATTCTCCAGGTTCCAGACAGCATCTGCTGTGGATGTTCAAGAACTTGTTATCACTGCCCCCgtctttcaaactaaaaattgccgatttccttttttaaatcattttttcaaaaaatcaattacACTACAAATTAAGAAATCAAAGTAAGAGTTATATATACCTAtagtataaaatatttgttcattatattattaatttagtacACATTTTTCAGATTTAGAAAATCTCAAACCGTAACTTCATAAAGATTTTCTATAATGGGACTATTTAGTATAATTCGTAAATTAGATTACCAATATGATTTGACATGGATTTTAATAATATCATTTAGGTTGCAATTGGTTCCGAAAAGtgttataaaagaaaagaaaattaattttctaatattttgttttatacttttattataaaataaaattaaatataattaaaaatagttaaaattttatatatttttaaattattaatctttatacaatggaaaaaaaaataagtgaaatgagttttaaaacgtattgaaaataatttattaatttaaattttattttattttttctcttcttattttcctctttattttatttttcttgtatttttctcaaatttttaaaaaatcaaacaaaacctttatatttttttattttatggttcaCAATATCCTaatattaacttttttatttcagcaaaagaaacccaaaaaaaCCTTAAACAAAATAATCATCCCTTATTGTCATTAAACATAACCAATCcaatcagtttttttttttttttaaataattaatttgattcttAACATATAAAAACCTATgaaatcaattcaatttgaatgCTCAAAATCCAACCCTAcatattcttaattaaaaaaatatatataaaatataaaatataaaaaataaagatgaagagAGCCGTTAGGCTCGGAAGCAAACCGGTTTAATTGGTAGTTTAAACTCTGCCGCCACCACGGCCACGGCTACGATGCCAATATCGTTGCCACGCCTAAAGCCAAAGCCTCCATTTCTCTTCCTCACCACCTTCTTCTTCTCCACTGCGTCATCAACCACTGATCTCACCTCCACCCTCTTCCACCAATGCAAATCCCTAGCCTCCGCCGAGCTCATCCACCAACAACTCCTCGTCCAAGGCCTCCCCCATGACCCCACCCACATCATCTCCATGTACCTTACCTTCAACTCCCCCGCCAAAGCCTTGTCGGTCCTCCGGCGCCTCCACCCATCTTCACATACTGTTTTCTGGTGGAATCAGCTGATTAGACGAAGTGTGCATCTGGGTTTTCTCGAAGATGTCCTCCAACTTTACCGGCGGATGCAGAGGCTGGGGTGGAGGCCGGATCATTATACCTTCCCTTTTGTCCTCAAGGCGTGTGGGGAGATTCCGTCGTTTCGATGTGGGGCTTCGGTGCATGCGGTGGTGTTTGCTAGTGGGTTTGAGTGGAATGTGTTTGTGGGTAATGGGTTGGTATCGATGTATGGGCGGTGTGGGGCTTGGGAGAATGCGAGACaggtgtttgatgaaatgcGGGAGAGGGGAGTTGGAGATTTGGTTTCGTGGAATTCGATTGTGGCAGCTTATATGCAGGGTGGTGATTCAATTAGGGCGATGAAGATGTTTGAGAGAATGACCGAGGATCTTGGAATCCGCCCGGATGCTGTTAGCCTTGTTAATGTACTCCCTGCTTGTGCTTCAGTGGGTGCGTGGTCACGGGGCAAGCAGGTTCATGGTTATGCTCTTCGGAGTGGGTTGATTGAGGATGTGTTCGTGGGTAATGCTGTGGTTGATATGTATGCAAAGTGTGGCATGATGGAGGAGGCAAACAAGGTTTTTGAGCGAATGAAGGTTAAGGATGTGGTTTCTTGGAATGCTATGGTTACTGGGTATTCTCAGATTGGTAGATTTGATGATGCTCTGGGTTTGTTTGAGAAGATTCGGGAGGAGAAGATTGAGCTCAATGTAGTGACTTGGAGTGCTGTGATTGCCGGGTATGCTCAGAGGGGTCTTGGTTTCGAAGCCCTGGATGTGTTTCGGCAAATGCTACTTTGTGGATCAGAGCCTAATGTTGTTACCCTTGTGTCCCTTCTATCAGGTTGTGCTTCGGCAGGAACACTACGTCATGGGAAGGAAACTCATTGTCATGCCATCAAATGGATTCTGAACCTAGATGAGAATGATCCAGGGGATGATCTGATGGTGATTAATGCTCTTATTGATATGTATTCCAAGTGCAAAAGCCCTAAAGCTGCACAAGCAATGTTTGATTTGATACCACCAAAAGATAGGAGTGTGGTGACTTGGACAGTCTTGATTGGTGGAAATGCCCAGCATGGGGAAGCTAATGAAGCCTTAGAACTTTTCTCCCAGATGCTCCAACCTGATAATTTTGTAATGCCAAATGCTTTTACTATATCTTGTGCTCTGATGGCGTGTGCTCGTTTGGGTGCACTAAGATTTGGTAGACAAATTCATGCTTATGTATTACGTAACCGTTTTGAGTCTGCGATGTTATTTGTGGCTAATTGCCTTATAGACATGTATTCCAAATCTGGAGATGTTGATGCAGCTCGGGTTGTTTTTGACAACATGCACCAGAGGAATGGTGTTTCCTGGACATCCCTAATGACAGGCTATGGCATGCATGGGCGTGGAGAAGAAGCTCTGCAGATTTTTTATGAGATGCAGAAAGTGGGTCTGGTGCCTGATGGTGTGACCTTTGTAGTTGTGCTCTATGCTTGCAGCCATTCTGGGATGGTTGATCAGGGGATCAATTACTTTAATGGCATGAACAAGGACTTTGGAGTGGTTCCTGGAGCAGAACACTATGCCTGCATGGTTGATCTCTTGAGTCGTGCTGGTCGTTTGGATGAAGCTATGGAACTCATAAGAGGCATGCCTATGAAACCAACCCCAGCAGTGTGGGTAGCATTGCTTAGTGCTTGCAGGGTCTATGCAAATGTTGAACTGGGGGAATATGCCGCAAACCAGTTATTAGAGTTGGAGTCGGGGAATGATGGGTCCTATACCCTACTCTCAAACATTTATGCCAATGCCAGGTGTTGGAAAGATGTGGCTAGGATCAGATCTTTGATGAAAAATACAGGGATCAAGAAGAGACCAGGTTGCAGTTGGGTCCAAGGGAGAAAGGGCACTGCAACATTTTTTGCAGGAGACTGGTCTCATCCAATGTCTCAACAAATATGTGATCTCCTTAGAGATCTTATGCAACGCATCAAAGCCCTCGGCTATGCTCCCGACAATAGATTTGCTCTCCATGATGTGGATGATGAGGAGAAAGGTGATCTTCTTTCTGAACACAGTGAGAAGTTGGCTCTTGCTTATGGTATTCTAACAACAGCTCCAGGGGCTCCTATTCGCATCACCAAGAACCTTCGTGCATGTGGTGATTGCCATAGTGCCTTTACATATATCTCTATAATCATTGAACATGAAATCATAGTCAGAGACTCGAGCCGCTTCCATCATTTCAAGAATGGATCTTGCTCCTGCAGAGGCTACTGGTGATCCCTAACTAATGATCAAGTTGGATGCTTTGCACTGGGAGAGCAAGTTATACAAGGCAAAAAGAAACTCATAAAGCAGCCAAATAATTCAAGAGATCGTCAAAATTGATCTCAATTGGCCAGTATAACTGAAGACTGAGCAGAGGCTTTCACCACAGCTAATAGATTAATTATTCTTTTAGATGGGTTGCTCATTGGTCATTGGAAGCTTATTTGGATGGTGAGAAAATAATGGGAAGAGGTAAGAAAGAAAAGATTACTGTTATATTTCTCTTGTTTTGACATCCAAAACATTGTGAATTTACATGACCTTTCAATTCCAAggtcaaaataatgaaaaaccaCACTCTTTGCAGCACTCCCAAGGCCTTACAAACAGCTTTAGAGGCATCAAGGATGTTAGGTTATGGGGGCTGGTAGTCATGGTCAGCATCACACGCCATGGTTGATCACACTCATGACTGCCATGGCTTTCATGCTCCCTCCATTCCCATAGATGGTAATGTTTTCAAATCACCTATGCTGTTTGTTGAACCATCCTGTTGACAGTGCCACAACTGGTGTGTTGTCAGAGTCTTTCTTGTTCAGATGGCATGCCACCATCCCTGCCAGCCTCAAAATTGTTCATTGTCATCACTGCCTTTGTACGTCTTTACACTTTTGGTGAATAATTATAAGTGGTATATAGCTTTCCTTCTTTGCAGCACTCTTGAGTCTTATACCTTAGCTTTCCACTAGGCCAGCAAGACTGAGCTTCAACATTTAAAAAGTTGtaacaagaagaaagaaatgggaagaaaaGCACTTGAGCAAACCTGCTACCTCatcttcttttcttgtcttattCTTTGATTATTTGATGTGAAGAAGCTGAGTAGTCATCCAAGCATTGAGAAGGAGATCCTTAAACAGTTGGGAGCAGTAGAGATAGTTTAGAGAGATCTTTTTGTGAAGATGTTTTGGCAGTTCttgaagacaaattttggatgctgtTCTTATTACTAATGAGGTAATTATCGACTTGAGGTAACTTAGCTAGGGTTTTTTGTCTTCAGTTTTGAGTTTGATTGGTTTGTGCAGAAACAGATTGGGTGGATAAAATTTTGCATCTCTATGGCTTGTTTCTCATGTTGATCAATGGATCTCCCTCGGGTTTCTTTCAAAATCCTAGAGGTTTGAAAAAGGGGATCTGCTTTCTCCATATCTCTTCATTCTTATAATGGAAGTGTTGAGCTGCTTTATTCAAAGGGTAGTAGAGGGGAGGTCTCATCTTGAATTCCAAGGTAGGCGTTAGAGAAAACAGGGTGGAAAATGATACCTTGTTTTTGGGTGAGGCTAATGAAGAGCAGCCATTATATGTTAAGTTAGGTGGATTCTCCTCTATTTTGAGGAAGTGTCTGGATGGGGAAATGTGAGGTCATTCCTATTGGGAAGACttttttctttgattggttATTTGATTAGAGACATGTCACTTAATTGGCATGGTAACTTTATTGGGGTTGATAGTAGAAGGATTTAAAAGTTGATTCCTTTATTTTAGTTAGTTATTTTGGGAATACATGGAGAAGTGAGAACTCACAATCATAGAACAttcaaaagaataaaacaatCAACTTTCGCTACAAAAACTACATTCCTAAAAACCTTGTAGATGTGGATGGATGGCTACATGCCAAATGTAAAACTttgatttgttgattttgaTACAATTTGAAGTTGGCTAGGTCTTTGTTGTGTCAATGAAcgttaagaatataaaaataaaataatttacataaacgatatatgatattttaatgtGGTGCAACCATACCCATATCTatgtattaaagaaaatcattcCTTTATACCATAAATACAAACCAAATATGGATTCATAAAACATTTCATGTTTCTATACTCATTATATTTACACTCTAAACAATAAGTCCTATCGTTCCACTAAGCGACTCTCATTCTTTCTCACATCTCTATTCACTTCATATGGTTTTTACAAGttcatcttcatctcataaccATTTTTctcataacttaaaatatttataaagatattccgAATAGCTTTCTCTATCctataagaaaatctaatattataataacatatgaatgtagaaaatattttatataattttttttgtaaaagatgaatctatactaattagaaatttgaaacacttttcaataattttccttttatatgtATGGTATTCTTGTTGTATCTCTATGgtactttatttttgtttgatactactaaaaaaacaatatatccTTAAAGCTCATATTACAACACTCTCTTAGTCTTTTCCTTTGcgaaaattacataatttgtaCATTGTATTAGTGATCAAACGAGGTATGCATGATCAAAGATACAAGACAGGAAATTAATTCGAATAAAGTAATAACATATAACATTGTTGATTATATCACAACAATATAGGCTTTCTGTTGGTGTATCTTTGATGGGTGTCCTTGGTTGGTTTCGATAGAAAACAATGTTTTTGTCCTTTGGAATTCTATATCATAATCTAATTGCAACTTATAATAAAGGgagtcttatatatatatatatatatcttggtGTATCCTTGTTGGGTGTATTTGGTTCACTTTGAAGGCAAGTATTTGTCCTACGGAATCTAGGACAGCTGCAAATGACTTGGGTTTGGTCaatatagatttttatcttGGTGTATCCTTGTGGGTGTCTTTGGTTCACTCTGAAGGGAAGTATTTGTCCTATGTAATCTAGGACAGCTGCAACATGACTTGGGTTTGGTCTTGAACTTGAGAGGACCATGAGACTTGAAAGGGAGACCATTTGAAGGAAATGGTCTAGCCTTGTTTGATCACAGCATGGACCTAATGTAATGGTGCAGTGAAGAGTGTTTGGTAATCAAATAATTTGGTATATTTGTGTTGGAACCTAGAAAACTCAGTAGCAACGACATTTTCAAACacaaatttttgagaatagttcttaaaaatcatttttaagaaacaattttcaattatgtTCCCGAacaaaattctatataaaaaataataatttattctttataaaagtaatatatacttatatataattatatgaaGTACAAAATCTTTTAAAGTATTCTCCATGTTTTCGATTGTGGTCGGGATGCTatagaaaataactaaacatatcttaaatttaaagttagagCATTCTTATCTATTAACATATATAATATAGAAGAGTATGAAACAACCAAGAAAACAAAGGTAAGAAACTGTAGAGGTCCatggaaaacataaaaaatcaagctGTGACCTTGTGACAGTCTCTTTGATTTTATCCAAGCATTTGCGGGGTTATCAGCATTGAGCATACAATTAGctcaaataatttattcactGCACCATACAACCAGATCACAttgatggtgatggtgatgtGATGATCATAATAACAAAGAAGGAAGAATTTTAGCAGTCTTCTATACCACTATTTTCCTTGGTTTGATTAAAGAATCACCAACTCCCATATGTGAAGAAACCAAGAAATTCCcatatcttattttcatttttatcatgaGAAGAAGTGATAACTATGACTATGGTATCTAACATTGTACTAGTTGCTAGGCCATGATAATTTTCTTGGTATAGGTGTCCTAAGACTCCAATGACTCATCTATCATCAAAAGGTAATAAATTGTGCTTTTTTGGCAAGTATTGAATACCATCAATGATGATGTCacataaatacttttaaatcttattatttgCACCCTAGTTTCATTTGCTTGTAATTTCATACTttaatctaatttatttatattcttgaTTAACAATTTAAATCTCATCATAACTATTCAATAGTCCAAATTTAGACTTCGAGAGGTATCACTACAATACCTTAACATTTTCT
The sequence above is drawn from the Vitis riparia cultivar Riparia Gloire de Montpellier isolate 1030 chromosome 15, EGFV_Vit.rip_1.0, whole genome shotgun sequence genome and encodes:
- the LOC117931708 gene encoding pentatricopeptide repeat-containing protein At5g16860, with the protein product MPISLPRLKPKPPFLFLTTFFFSTASSTTDLTSTLFHQCKSLASAELIHQQLLVQGLPHDPTHIISMYLTFNSPAKALSVLRRLHPSSHTVFWWNQLIRRSVHLGFLEDVLQLYRRMQRLGWRPDHYTFPFVLKACGEIPSFRCGASVHAVVFASGFEWNVFVGNGLVSMYGRCGAWENARQVFDEMRERGVGDLVSWNSIVAAYMQGGDSIRAMKMFERMTEDLGIRPDAVSLVNVLPACASVGAWSRGKQVHGYALRSGLIEDVFVGNAVVDMYAKCGMMEEANKVFERMKVKDVVSWNAMVTGYSQIGRFDDALGLFEKIREEKIELNVVTWSAVIAGYAQRGLGFEALDVFRQMLLCGSEPNVVTLVSLLSGCASAGTLRHGKETHCHAIKWILNLDENDPGDDLMVINALIDMYSKCKSPKAAQAMFDLIPPKDRSVVTWTVLIGGNAQHGEANEALELFSQMLQPDNFVMPNAFTISCALMACARLGALRFGRQIHAYVLRNRFESAMLFVANCLIDMYSKSGDVDAARVVFDNMHQRNGVSWTSLMTGYGMHGRGEEALQIFYEMQKVGLVPDGVTFVVVLYACSHSGMVDQGINYFNGMNKDFGVVPGAEHYACMVDLLSRAGRLDEAMELIRGMPMKPTPAVWVALLSACRVYANVELGEYAANQLLELESGNDGSYTLLSNIYANARCWKDVARIRSLMKNTGIKKRPGCSWVQGRKGTATFFAGDWSHPMSQQICDLLRDLMQRIKALGYAPDNRFALHDVDDEEKGDLLSEHSEKLALAYGILTTAPGAPIRITKNLRACGDCHSAFTYISIIIEHEIIVRDSSRFHHFKNGSCSCRGYW